The Lacticaseibacillus pabuli region TCTATCTATTATTATCGGCATCATAACCTGGCAGTACAGTCGTCACCGTTACCTAGATCAAATCAATAGTCATTGTTTCTAGCTCGGATTAGCGTTTTTATTGATATCCCCACTGCATTAACTCTCTGCAACCACAGCAACCACACGTGTCATCTTCAAATATGCAGACCAATTGTATCTTTTTTAACGTCTCAGCCATGGTGGACGCGCACTCCCGCCATTAGACGTTTTCATTACACGCAGGTTACTTTTCGGAAACATCGTTATTTATGGCCCGCATCAAATAGTATTTGCTCCCGCAAGCCACTATAATTAATTTGTAACGTGTTATGTACGAAATAATTCGTCAGTGTCCTGTAGATAAGTATTCGCCATTTGAGGAGGTAGCTATATATGTTGGATAAGAAAGCATTCACCATTGCCGCAACGCTCAGCGCCGGTATCGCGCTTGGCTCAGCACCTTTGATCACCAACCACGGTTCCAGTACACACGCGACGACAACTACCGTCAGTGGTGTCAGCGTCACCACCAGTAGCTCAACGGTTTATGCTAGCGGAAACATCACCGTTTACGCCAATAAAGGCAGTTACGGGATGCGCGCCGTGCGGACGATTTTAAAAGGCACGAAAATCGCAATCAAAGGTTACGCCACGGTTGGTGGAACCAAGTACAACTACATTGGTAACGCAGACGGTACAGATGAGTTCATTCTCACAAGCGGCCTGAGTACCAGTGCGGTTGCCCGCGATACCCAGGCGACAGCGGTCATCAAGATTATCAATAAGAACGGAGCTGCGCTCGTTAACTCTGCTGGCGTTGGCAACTCGAACGCCCAGATGACTTACGACTCGCAGTGGAAGATTTTCGGCACCAAGACAATTGGTGGCCAAAAGTATTACTGTGTCGGCGGTGATCAATACGTCCTCGCTGCCAACACCGCAATTGTCACCGGCACCGAAAACGGCAGCAACTCCCCAACTAACCAATTAAACGGCTGGGCAGGCGCTGCGCCAACGAAGACGCCGGCCACCAGCACGACAACCACACAGTCAGCCGGCCCTAAAATCACCGCGGCAAACGGCCAGATTCGGATTAATAGTGATGCGAAGGCAACGGTTTACGACCAGACCGGTAAGGCAACTAACAAGTTTTTGAGCGCCAAGTCGGTGTGGAAGTATTTTGGCACCACAACAATTAATGGCGTCAGTTACTACAGTGTCGGCGGCAATCAGTTTGTGCGGACAGAAGCGGCATACGTCAACGGCACCCCAATTCCAATTAAGGGGTTGGTCACCGTGAAGACACGCACCTTCTTGCTGGCAGGTGACGGCCAGACGCCGGTATTGAACGCCAACCACACCATCAAGGCGATTAATACCGGTAGCAGTTGGAAGGTCTTTGCGCAGCTGAACCTCGGCGACGTCACGCTCTATGACTTGGGTGGCGGCCAATACGTCGATGCTGGCTACGTTAACTACACGGCTCCGGACGATGCCAACAACACCGCCTCGGCCATCAAGATGAGTGGGACGGCGACGATCAGCTACGTTCCTGGCTACGGCGTTCAGGTATGGCATGCGAACGGTAGCCTAATCATGAATGCGAACGGCACAGCCAAGAAGTTAATGCACGGCAGCAAGTGGAAGATTTACAACGTCCTGACAATCAACGGCCACGTCTACTACGGACTTGGCGGCGATCAGTGGATTGATTCAAGCTATGTGACTGTAAAGTAAAGCAGAAATACATTCATTTCCTAGATAGCATCCCCGTGCGAATTGCACAGGGATGTTTTTGCATGCTCAACCCGTAAAAGGTGAAACCGGGTTGGTTAGGCTTGCCCACCCAGCACGTAAAAAAGCACCCGCCCAACGAGTTGGACGAGTGCTTAATTGTAGAGATGCTATTCATTCAATGCTCACCTTTGCGCTGTAGAGGACGCTGAAGGTTTAGCGATTGATCGACCGCGCCATCCGGGAAATGGTGTGGCGATCGCCGCGAATGGCGCGGCTTAGTGGATAGATATTTTCAAATGGTGTCTGGAAGCCCCAGGCAGCATCCCCGACGTGCTGGATGTCGACGCCGGCGACCTTGTTGCGGATTGCGACGTTTTCAATGAAGCTAGCACCGGAACCCTCTTGTGAGGTACCGATAGTGCTCATGACCAGTGCGCCGTGCGCGTGAGCATAGTCAACGATCTTCTTGAGTTCATCGTCTGTGAAACCAGGAACCGTGCCAACTGCAGGAACCAGCACAACGTCTGCTCCTGCTTCGACAAAGGCCTGGACAGCGTCTTCGCTCACGACTGGTTCATTCACGCCGGCACCATGCATCTTGCCCGCGATAATCAACCCAGAAAACAGCTGCTTAGCCAGCGTTACGTTCTTGGCAATTTGTGCGTTCGTCACCCCAGTGCCAGGGTTACCGGTGAGGACCACGAAGTTCATACCAAGCTCTTCAGCCTTAGTCAGCGTTTTGGCGCTCGCTGTTCGCCCTTCTGGAATATCCAGACGGTCCTCCGCCATATCGGCATCTGGATCAACGGGTTCGAGGTTCACCCCAATTG contains the following coding sequences:
- a CDS encoding SLAP domain-containing protein; translated protein: MLDKKAFTIAATLSAGIALGSAPLITNHGSSTHATTTTVSGVSVTTSSSTVYASGNITVYANKGSYGMRAVRTILKGTKIAIKGYATVGGTKYNYIGNADGTDEFILTSGLSTSAVARDTQATAVIKIINKNGAALVNSAGVGNSNAQMTYDSQWKIFGTKTIGGQKYYCVGGDQYVLAANTAIVTGTENGSNSPTNQLNGWAGAAPTKTPATSTTTTQSAGPKITAANGQIRINSDAKATVYDQTGKATNKFLSAKSVWKYFGTTTINGVSYYSVGGNQFVRTEAAYVNGTPIPIKGLVTVKTRTFLLAGDGQTPVLNANHTIKAINTGSSWKVFAQLNLGDVTLYDLGGGQYVDAGYVNYTAPDDANNTASAIKMSGTATISYVPGYGVQVWHANGSLIMNANGTAKKLMHGSKWKIYNVLTINGHVYYGLGGDQWIDSSYVTVK
- a CDS encoding haloacid dehalogenase-like hydrolase, producing MVKRLISANTSDVLAMTGSELKQSIKASEGRVVLSENVVLRQPDDGITTSEVAAAFGADMILLNLLDVLHPVILGLYPGENDLGTAKAHEDGQPIRRLQKLVGRPIGVNLEPVDPDADMAEDRLDIPEGRTASAKTLTKAEELGMNFVVLTGNPGTGVTNAQIAKNVTLAKQLFSGLIIAGKMHGAGVNEPVVSEDAVQAFVEAGADVVLVPAVGTVPGFTDDELKKIVDYAHAHGALVMSTIGTSQEGSGASFIENVAIRNKVAGVDIQHVGDAAWGFQTPFENIYPLSRAIRGDRHTISRMARSINR